The following proteins are co-located in the Limanda limanda chromosome 5, fLimLim1.1, whole genome shotgun sequence genome:
- the usp30 gene encoding ubiquitin carboxyl-terminal hydrolase 30 isoform X1, whose amino-acid sequence MFRFRPESCDKLVGEFLGTGRVVRNKMIKNWGVIGGIAAAIAAGVYVVWGPITERKKRKKGMVPGLLNLGNTCFLNSLLQGLAACPSFLRWLEKFSNSPMIQSCKDNRLSNTLLQLLKALSCEEPGEEDVLDAGCLLDVLRLYRWHIRSFEEQDAHELFHVLTASLEEERDRQPKVTNLFDMQSLESLPDQDDNSMTCRSRAPLHPIPSPWKCRHPFHGRLTSNMSCKRCEQQSPLRYDSFESLSLSIPLPQWGQPVSLDQCLQHFISSETIREVVCENCTKLQQESAAIAQVLESQKTSFVKQLKLGKLPQCLCIHLQRLTWSSEGSPIKRQEHVQFSEYLRMDRYKHKVPMQGSKRLTCAPKPKKAENTDDVTTNGTDAEHHNNNKPFSNGTCSSLFLHSPGVNPQLGLRYDYSSTEYLFQLTAVLVHHGDMHSGHFVTYRRSPSPPRSPSSPLSSQWLWVSDDSVRKASLHEVLSSNAYMLFYERVRRLDLALRSEE is encoded by the exons ATGTTTCGGTTCAGACCTGAATCCTGTGATAAGCTCGTCGGAGAGTTTCTTGGCACTGGACGCGTCGTCAG aaacaaGATGATTAAAAACTGGGGTGTCATCGGTGGAATAGCTGCTGCGATTGCAGCTGGAGTCTACGTTGTGTGGGGCCCaataacagagagaaagaagagaaagaaag gTATGGTACCCGGTCTGTTGAACTTGGGCAACACCTGCTTCCTCAACTCATTGCTTCAGGGTTTGGCGGCATGTCCGTCTTTCCTTAGATGGCTGGAGAAGTTTTCGAATTCGCCTATGATCCAGTCGTGCAAAGACAACCGTCTGTCTAACACGCTGCTTCAGCTACTCAAAG CTCTGTCCTGTGAGGAACCTGGGGAGGAAGACGTACTCGATGCCGGATGCCTCCTGGATGTTCTCAGACTGTACCGCTGGCACATTAGGTCATTTGAAGAGCAG GATGCACATGAACTCTTTCATGTCCTCACAGCGTCTCTGGAGGAGGAACGGGATCGTCAACCCAAAGTCACCAACTTGTTTGACATGCAGTCCCTCGAG AGTCTCCCTGATCAAGATGATAATTCTATGACCTGCAGAAGTCGAG CCCCACTTCATCCAATACCAAGTCCTTGGAAGTGCCGTCATCCTTTCCATGGCCGTTTAACGAGCAACATGTCTTGCAAGCGATGTGAGCAACag AGTCCGCTGCGTTATGACTCATTTGAGAGTCTCTccctgtccatccctttacctCAGTGG ggtcAACCTGTCTCTCTCGATCAGTGTCTTCAGCATTTCATCTCTTCAGAAACCATCAGAGAAGTGGTGTGTGAAAACTGCACAAAG CTTCAACAAGAGTCAGCAGCCATCGCACAAGTTCTGGAAAGTCAGAAAACATCATTTGTTAAACAGCTAAAATTGGGAAAG ctcccccaGTGTCTCTGCATCCATTTACAAAGACTGACATGGTCCAGTGAAGGAAGCCCCATCAAAAGACAGGAGCATGTGCAGTTCTCAGAGTATCTAAGGATGGACCGCTACAAACACAAAGTTCCCATGCAGGGAAGTAAGCGGCTCACATGTGCACCAAAGCCCAAGAAAGCAGAAAATACAGATGATGTCACCACCAACGGCACAG ATGCAgaacatcacaacaacaacaaaccttTTTCCAATGGAACCTGTTCATCTTTATTTCTTCACTCCCCTGGTGTGAACCCACAGCTCGGCCTCAGGTATGACTACAG tTCTACAGAATACCTTTTCCAGCTCACGGCCGTGCTGGTTCACCACGGGGACATGCACTCAGGACATTTCGTCACGTACCGCCGCAGCCCCTCCCCGCCTCGcagcccctcctcccccctcagcTCCCAGTGGCTCTGGGTGTCGGACGACTCGGTGCGAAAAGCCAGCCTGCACGAGGTGCTGTCTTCCAACGCTTACATGCTCTTCTACGAGAGAGTGCGAAGGCTGGACCTCGCTCTGCGCTCCGAGGAGTAA
- the usp30 gene encoding ubiquitin carboxyl-terminal hydrolase 30 isoform X3, which produces MIKNWGVIGGIAAAIAAGVYVVWGPITERKKRKKGMVPGLLNLGNTCFLNSLLQGLAACPSFLRWLEKFSNSPMIQSCKDNRLSNTLLQLLKALSCEEPGEEDVLDAGCLLDVLRLYRWHIRSFEEQDAHELFHVLTASLEEERDRQPKVTNLFDMQSLESLPDQDDNSMTCRSRAPLHPIPSPWKCRHPFHGRLTSNMSCKRCEQQSPLRYDSFESLSLSIPLPQWGQPVSLDQCLQHFISSETIREVVCENCTKLQQESAAIAQVLESQKTSFVKQLKLGKLPQCLCIHLQRLTWSSEGSPIKRQEHVQFSEYLRMDRYKHKVPMQGSKRLTCAPKPKKAENTDDVTTNGTDAEHHNNNKPFSNGTCSSLFLHSPGVNPQLGLRYDYSSTEYLFQLTAVLVHHGDMHSGHFVTYRRSPSPPRSPSSPLSSQWLWVSDDSVRKASLHEVLSSNAYMLFYERVRRLDLALRSEE; this is translated from the exons ATGATTAAAAACTGGGGTGTCATCGGTGGAATAGCTGCTGCGATTGCAGCTGGAGTCTACGTTGTGTGGGGCCCaataacagagagaaagaagagaaagaaag gTATGGTACCCGGTCTGTTGAACTTGGGCAACACCTGCTTCCTCAACTCATTGCTTCAGGGTTTGGCGGCATGTCCGTCTTTCCTTAGATGGCTGGAGAAGTTTTCGAATTCGCCTATGATCCAGTCGTGCAAAGACAACCGTCTGTCTAACACGCTGCTTCAGCTACTCAAAG CTCTGTCCTGTGAGGAACCTGGGGAGGAAGACGTACTCGATGCCGGATGCCTCCTGGATGTTCTCAGACTGTACCGCTGGCACATTAGGTCATTTGAAGAGCAG GATGCACATGAACTCTTTCATGTCCTCACAGCGTCTCTGGAGGAGGAACGGGATCGTCAACCCAAAGTCACCAACTTGTTTGACATGCAGTCCCTCGAG AGTCTCCCTGATCAAGATGATAATTCTATGACCTGCAGAAGTCGAG CCCCACTTCATCCAATACCAAGTCCTTGGAAGTGCCGTCATCCTTTCCATGGCCGTTTAACGAGCAACATGTCTTGCAAGCGATGTGAGCAACag AGTCCGCTGCGTTATGACTCATTTGAGAGTCTCTccctgtccatccctttacctCAGTGG ggtcAACCTGTCTCTCTCGATCAGTGTCTTCAGCATTTCATCTCTTCAGAAACCATCAGAGAAGTGGTGTGTGAAAACTGCACAAAG CTTCAACAAGAGTCAGCAGCCATCGCACAAGTTCTGGAAAGTCAGAAAACATCATTTGTTAAACAGCTAAAATTGGGAAAG ctcccccaGTGTCTCTGCATCCATTTACAAAGACTGACATGGTCCAGTGAAGGAAGCCCCATCAAAAGACAGGAGCATGTGCAGTTCTCAGAGTATCTAAGGATGGACCGCTACAAACACAAAGTTCCCATGCAGGGAAGTAAGCGGCTCACATGTGCACCAAAGCCCAAGAAAGCAGAAAATACAGATGATGTCACCACCAACGGCACAG ATGCAgaacatcacaacaacaacaaaccttTTTCCAATGGAACCTGTTCATCTTTATTTCTTCACTCCCCTGGTGTGAACCCACAGCTCGGCCTCAGGTATGACTACAG tTCTACAGAATACCTTTTCCAGCTCACGGCCGTGCTGGTTCACCACGGGGACATGCACTCAGGACATTTCGTCACGTACCGCCGCAGCCCCTCCCCGCCTCGcagcccctcctcccccctcagcTCCCAGTGGCTCTGGGTGTCGGACGACTCGGTGCGAAAAGCCAGCCTGCACGAGGTGCTGTCTTCCAACGCTTACATGCTCTTCTACGAGAGAGTGCGAAGGCTGGACCTCGCTCTGCGCTCCGAGGAGTAA
- the usp30 gene encoding ubiquitin carboxyl-terminal hydrolase 30 isoform X2, translating into MFRFRPESCDKLVGEFLGTGRVVRNKMIKNWGVIGGIAAAIAAGVYVVWGPITERKKRKKGMVPGLLNLGNTCFLNSLLQGLAACPSFLRWLEKFSNSPMIQSCKDNRLSNTLLQLLKALSCEEPGEEDVLDAGCLLDVLRLYRWHIRSFEEQDAHELFHVLTASLEEERDRQPKVTNLFDMQSLESLPDQDDNSMTCRSRAPLHPIPSPWKCRHPFHGRLTSNMSCKRCEQQSPLRYDSFESLSLSIPLPQWGQPVSLDQCLQHFISSETIREVVCENCTKLQQESAAIAQVLESQKTSFVKQLKLGKLPQCLCIHLQRLTWSSEGSPIKRQEHVQFSEYLRMDRYKHKVPMQGSKRLTCAPKPKKAENTDDVTTNGTDAEHHNNNKPFSNGTCSSLFLHSPGVNPQLGLSSTEYLFQLTAVLVHHGDMHSGHFVTYRRSPSPPRSPSSPLSSQWLWVSDDSVRKASLHEVLSSNAYMLFYERVRRLDLALRSEE; encoded by the exons ATGTTTCGGTTCAGACCTGAATCCTGTGATAAGCTCGTCGGAGAGTTTCTTGGCACTGGACGCGTCGTCAG aaacaaGATGATTAAAAACTGGGGTGTCATCGGTGGAATAGCTGCTGCGATTGCAGCTGGAGTCTACGTTGTGTGGGGCCCaataacagagagaaagaagagaaagaaag gTATGGTACCCGGTCTGTTGAACTTGGGCAACACCTGCTTCCTCAACTCATTGCTTCAGGGTTTGGCGGCATGTCCGTCTTTCCTTAGATGGCTGGAGAAGTTTTCGAATTCGCCTATGATCCAGTCGTGCAAAGACAACCGTCTGTCTAACACGCTGCTTCAGCTACTCAAAG CTCTGTCCTGTGAGGAACCTGGGGAGGAAGACGTACTCGATGCCGGATGCCTCCTGGATGTTCTCAGACTGTACCGCTGGCACATTAGGTCATTTGAAGAGCAG GATGCACATGAACTCTTTCATGTCCTCACAGCGTCTCTGGAGGAGGAACGGGATCGTCAACCCAAAGTCACCAACTTGTTTGACATGCAGTCCCTCGAG AGTCTCCCTGATCAAGATGATAATTCTATGACCTGCAGAAGTCGAG CCCCACTTCATCCAATACCAAGTCCTTGGAAGTGCCGTCATCCTTTCCATGGCCGTTTAACGAGCAACATGTCTTGCAAGCGATGTGAGCAACag AGTCCGCTGCGTTATGACTCATTTGAGAGTCTCTccctgtccatccctttacctCAGTGG ggtcAACCTGTCTCTCTCGATCAGTGTCTTCAGCATTTCATCTCTTCAGAAACCATCAGAGAAGTGGTGTGTGAAAACTGCACAAAG CTTCAACAAGAGTCAGCAGCCATCGCACAAGTTCTGGAAAGTCAGAAAACATCATTTGTTAAACAGCTAAAATTGGGAAAG ctcccccaGTGTCTCTGCATCCATTTACAAAGACTGACATGGTCCAGTGAAGGAAGCCCCATCAAAAGACAGGAGCATGTGCAGTTCTCAGAGTATCTAAGGATGGACCGCTACAAACACAAAGTTCCCATGCAGGGAAGTAAGCGGCTCACATGTGCACCAAAGCCCAAGAAAGCAGAAAATACAGATGATGTCACCACCAACGGCACAG ATGCAgaacatcacaacaacaacaaaccttTTTCCAATGGAACCTGTTCATCTTTATTTCTTCACTCCCCTGGTGTGAACCCACAGCTCGGCCTCAG tTCTACAGAATACCTTTTCCAGCTCACGGCCGTGCTGGTTCACCACGGGGACATGCACTCAGGACATTTCGTCACGTACCGCCGCAGCCCCTCCCCGCCTCGcagcccctcctcccccctcagcTCCCAGTGGCTCTGGGTGTCGGACGACTCGGTGCGAAAAGCCAGCCTGCACGAGGTGCTGTCTTCCAACGCTTACATGCTCTTCTACGAGAGAGTGCGAAGGCTGGACCTCGCTCTGCGCTCCGAGGAGTAA